One stretch of Anabas testudineus chromosome 24, fAnaTes1.2, whole genome shotgun sequence DNA includes these proteins:
- the ylpm1 gene encoding YLP motif-containing protein 1 isoform X1, translating into MYPSWGNYGGSHSQNYGAPGPRKPAPGGHAGPAAGFGGFDASSSGSLFSSLQEQHLQQMQQLQMLHQKQLQSVLHHGTNAAPYGSGLSGGYSGSSWHSEGPGHLDNAAGAQPYYKQDETAAQGTRVPLASKPGHQQPPPPPPQPHSTEPQPLPPPPAPLSSKPEENSDAPKSKETNTKESSTTEDQKTLSLQEQQQLWYKQHLQNLQKLKQEKAKQNQKEGDGPVRPLLTSETVPPPPPSEPLKSAPPPPPPKEEPPAPPPPPEEIRSENVGKPPTVIDTPEIPQDPEEAARLQQLQAAAAQWQQVQQQRVGLQYQALMQQHEKLQKILEQYQQLIQQPTDLQSMSAEMQLRHYQLQKQQFTPLFQDWDRSFVLWYEQFQTYPHKDQLQDYEHQWKQWQEQMNATNAHIQERVATLTAMVPYASNQYSSGMMGQYGQYPGQDMQMHQQSLNPGMQHSPAAVGPRSEGPPPSGFGPSLKSHAGNSVRDGGPASIGVRPPDPPPVQPPSFNSIRGPRVNNPRFDQPPQRFDGPPRLDQPPQRFDGPPRLDQPPQRFDGPPRFDKPPQRFDGPPRFDQPQQRFDGPPRFDQPRHRFDGPPRFSQPRFGQQPRFEQPPRPPGPPLRFERPPVPQQKQPQDSQPTAQPATKQPTSMDSKTPGKSAGQPESEKPISKSNLDNKAKAEDLTDDNLLGNDSFFVQNDPIPQTLPTNKNLKDLESNTSSGNSEKPQTVNSKPSTTGPPSEKNKNAATPTPPKPDESLTSNNPTVVSKLSGIQQEPQTPGTKQPNLEPPKPPPGRGRGQPPIPIQMPGRGRGQRGHRVFRGPNTVPLGEEMEEMSYDYMPPGENTGLSEEQEEYHWQDSSYEEFGEESEVAPEEVWMPEEHHFATDEEYYEEPIGGPYMGRGHPPMMRGGPPIGRGGPPIGRGGPPMSRGGPLMGRGGPPIGRGGPPMGRGLPLGRGGPPLSRGGPPMGRGGPPMGRGGPPMGRGGPPMGRGGLPMGRGGPPMGRGGPPMGRGEPIDRHWEEPESSEYSVEGDPYWGERRPLMRGMRPPFPPGRGRPPRGHPSFIHQGRGHPPHPAHGPMDHKSIGQGLDSDDSDPARHPIYHGHDPQSHSMHPDIGRGRRRLPPPPHEMMDAMEEPLYDDGIEGELGWQPPHSRGPPLPPHEIIDKGGMRRRPMGRGMARGMWRPGPTHAFEEGYNETYVEDYSHGEDRYQRRPPQDYPPNEYQHDVKYYESEQDRECAPPERDYPPRMPPPEPYRDGHWLEERERGRPYPYDEYDRGRGELRIREYRDEPPYREEKPPYPPPPEWDRLSRLPPPEREYTPDYEDRRLRYGEQREEPTLDLPPPPVASVTNLADSSVEAQQGTSGANILALSQRQHEIILKAAQELKLIRELQEGKTPGPGAEPQPAPTDVLPELPAGLLGLEIPPEVRNVLKGMSAAAQTPATEPMSWDTKPASTDYQPVLPAPPTASVIPKTVDYGHGHEPGATVERIPYGERIVLRPDPVPSDRGYDKEPLGPRDPYIRDPYYERRPDPYIDRREYSRERELYREKPPPEYERERFERERYPPRERDDRSPLALPLRSGFRERDFEIRERERSGSRDRDEHYGRPGYDRHLYERAGLDRNVPERYGHSSSPYVDRRSYPEERGPPTATPLPPPPQPPPRIEKKPEIKNIDDILKPPGRLTRPERIVIILRGLPGSGKSHVAKLIRDKEVDCGGAPPRVLVLDDYFMTEVEKVEKDPDTGKRVKTKVLEYEYEPEMEDTYRSSMLKTFKKTLDDGFFPFIILDTINDRVKHFDQFWSAAKTKGFEVYLAEITADTQTCAKRNVHGRTLKDILKMSNNWEPSPRHMVRLDVRSLLQDAAIEEVEMEDFNPDDEPKEPKREEEEEGDLGYIPKSKWEMDTSEAKLDKLDGLGSSGKRKRESEHMAGLEDYLQLPDDYATRMSEPGKKRVRWADLEEQKDADRKRAIGFVVGQTDWEKITDESGQLAQRALNRTKYF; encoded by the exons ATGTATCCATCCTGGGGAAATTACGGTGGATCCCATTCGCAAAACTATGGAGCGCCTGGGCCCCGTAAACCGGCGCCTGGTGGCCACGCCGGTCCGGCTGCGGGGTTCGGCGGTTTCGACGCCTCATCCAGCGGCTCGCTGTTCTCCAGTCTGCAGGAGCAGCACCTCCAGcagatgcagcagctgcagatgcTGCATCAGAAACAGCTGCAGTCCGTGTTACATCACGGTACCAATGCTGCTCCCTACGGTAGTGGACTCTCAGGTGGGTATTCGGGGTCATCCTGGCATTCAGAAGGACCAGGACATTTAGACAATGCTGCTGGAGCTCAGCCGTACTATAAACAAGACGAGACTGCGGCTCAGGGGACGAGGGTTCCCCTTGCTTCCAAGCCGGGTCATCAGCAGCCTCCCCCGCCTCCACCACAGCCGCACTCCACCGAACCCCAGCCGCTTCCTCCCCCTCCAGCGCCCCTGTCATCAAAGCCAGAGGAGAACAGTGATGCTCCTAAATCCAAAGAGACCAACACCAAGGAGTCGTCCACGACCGAAGACCAGAAAACTTTATCTTTGCAG gaacaacagcagctttggtACAAACAACATCTTCAGAATCTACAGAAGTTGAAGCAAGAGAAAGcaaaacagaatcagaaagAGGGAGATGGTCCTGTGCGACCACTGCTCACAAGTGAgactgttcctcctcctcctccatcagaaCCACTGAAGAGCgcacctcctccaccccctcctaAAGAGGAACCTCcagcaccacctccaccacctgaGGAAATAAGG AGTGAAAATGTAGGAAAACCACCTACAGTTATTGACACA cCTGAAATCCCACAAGACCCAGAGGAAGCTGCCCGCCTCCAGCAGTTACAGGCTGCAGCAGCGCAGTGGCAGCAGGTGCAACAGCAAAGAGTAGGCTTACAATACCAGGCTCTCATGCAACAGCATGAAAAGCTTCAGAAGATCCTGGAACAATACCAACAGCTGATTCAGCAACCTACAGATCTGCAG TCAATGTCTGCTGAAATGCAGCTGAGGCATTATCAACTGCAAAAGCAGCAGTTCACTCCTTTATTTCAAGACTGGGATCGGTCCTTCGTCCTATGGTATGAGCAGTTCCAGACTTATCCCCACAAAGACCAACTGCAAGACTATGAGCACCAATGGAAGCAGTGGCAGGAACAGATGAATGCCACTAATGCTCACATTCAAGAAAGGGTGGCTACTCTAACGGCCATGGTGCCTTATGCCTCAAACCAGTACAGTAGTGGGATGATGGGTCAGTATGGCCAGTACCCTGGACAAGACATGCAAATGCATCAGCAGTCACTTAACCCAGGTATGCAGCATTCTCCAGCTGCTGTTGGTCCTAGATCTGAAGGTCCACCACCCAGTGGGTTTGGTCCATCGTTGAAATCACATGCAGGGAACTCTGTGAGGGATGGTGGCCCTGCTAGCATAGGGGTCAGACCACCAGATCCCCCACCTGTCCAGCCACCCAGCTTCAACAGCATTAGAGGTCCACG AGTAAACAACCCTCGATTTGACCAGCCACCACAGCGCTTTGATGGTCCCCCAAGGTTAGACCAGCCACCACAGCGCTTTGATGGTCCCCCAAGGTTAGACCAGCCACCACAGCGCTTTGATGGTCCCCCAAGGTTTGACAAACCACCGCAGCGTTTTGATGGCCCTCCGAGGTTTGACCAACCACAGCAGCGCTTTGATGGACCTCCGAGATTTGACCAACCAAGACATCGCTTTGATGGCCCTCCCAGATTCAGTCAACCTCGATTTGGGCAGCAGCCTAGATTTGAACAGCCCCCAAGACCCCCTGGCCCTCCACTTCGTTTTGAACGCCCTCCTGTGCCACAGCAAAAACAGCCACAGGATTCCCAACCTACAGCACAGCCTGCCACTAAGCAGCCTACTAGTATGGATTCCAAGACTCCAGGAAAATCAGCTGGGCAGCCAGAGTCTGAAAAACCAATAAGTAAATCAAATCTAGATAATAAGGCCAAAGCTGAAGACTTGACAGATGACAATTTGCTCGGAAATGATAGTTTTTTCGTCCAAAATGACCCCATACCTCAGACATTaccaacaaataaaaatttaaagGATTTGGAAAGCAATACATCTTCTGGAAATAGTGAAAAACCCCAAACTGTTAACAGCAAGCCATCAACAACTGGTCCTCcttctgaaaaaaataaaaatgctgctaCCCCAACTCCCCCCAAACCAGATGAATCATTGACAAGTAACAACCCCACAGTGGTTTCAAAGCTCTCTGGAATCCAACAGGAGCCTCAAACGCCTGGAACAAAACAGCCAAATCTAGAGCCTCCAAAGCCTCCCCCTGGTAGGGGACGAGGTCAGCCCCCAATACCTATCCAAATGCCTGGGCGTGGACGTGGACAGAGGGGTCATAGAGTATTTAGGGGACCGAATACTGTCCCGCTTGGCGAGGAGATGGAAGAAATGTCCTATGACTACATGCCACCTGGAGAGAATACTGGTTTGTCAGAAGAGCAGGAAGAGTATCACTGGCAAGATTCGTCTTATGAGGAGTTTGGCGAAGAATCAGAGGTAGCTCCTGAAGAAGTGTGGATGCCAGAAGAACACCACTTTGCAACAGACGAAGAATATTATGAAGAGCCAATAGGAGGACCCTATATGGGTAGAGGACATCCACCAATGATGAGAGGAGGGCCACCAATAGGTAGAGGCGGTCCTCCTATTGGAAGAGGAGGCCCACCGATGAGTAGAGGTGGTCCTCTTATGGGAAGGGGAGGTCCACCTATTGGTAGAGGTGGTCCGCCTATGGGAAGAGGTCTGCCATTGGGTAGAGGCGGACCACCTTTAAGTAGAGGTGGTCCGCCTATGGGAAGAGGCGGCCCTCCTATGGGAAGGGGGGGTCCCCCCATGGGAAGAGGAGGACCGCCCATGGGAAGAGGAGGGCTGCCCATGGGAAGAGGAGGACCGCCCATGGGAAGAGGAGGACCGCCCATGGGAAGAGGAGAGCCAATCGACAGGCACTGGGAAGAACCTGAATCATCAGAGTACTCAGTGGAAGGGGACCCTTACTGGGGGGAAAGGAGACCTCTAATGAGAGGAATGAGACCCCCCTTTCCTCCCGGCCGTGGTCGCCCCCCACGTGGGCATCCTAGTTTCATTCACCAGGGACGAGGACACCCCCCTCACCCAGCACATGGGCCAATGGATCACAAGTCAATAGGCCAGGGATTGGACAGTGACGATAGCGATCCAGCAAGACACCCCATATACCATGGACATGACCCTCAAAGCCATTCGATGCATCCCGATATAGGTAGAGGAAGGCGTCGTTTGCCACCGCCACCTCATGAAATGATGGATGCTATGGAGGAGCCCTTGTATGATGATGGAATAGAGGGAGAACTAGGGTGGCAACCACCACATAGCAGAGgccctcctctgcctccacaTGAGATAATAGATAAGGGAGGAATGAGAAGGAGACCTATGGGTCGAGGAATGGCAAGAGGCATGTGGCGACCAGGTCCAACACATGCATTTGAAGAAGGCTATAATGAGACTTATGTTGAGGATTACAGTCATGGGGAGGACAGGTATCAACGGCGGCCACCACAGGATTATCCTCCCAACGAGTATCAGCATGATGTCAAGTACTATGAGTCTGAACAGGACAGAGAGTGTGCTCCTCCTGAGAGGGACTATCCCCCCCGCATGCCACCACCAGAGCCTTACAGAGATGGCCATTGGctagaggaaagagaaagaggtcGCCCATATCCGTATGATGAGTATGACAGGGGAAGAGGAGAACTTCGAATTCGTGAATACAGGGATGAGCCACCGTACCGGGAGGAGAAGCCACcataccccccacccccagaATGGGATAGGCTTTCAAGACTTCCACCACCAGAGAGAGAGTACACTCCTGACTATGAAGATCGCAGACTTCGCTATGGGGAGCAGAGGGAAGAGCCTACTTTGGATTTACCTCCACCCCCTGTTGCATCTGTCACAAACTTGGCTGACAGCTCAGTTGAAGCACAGCAAGGAACAAGTGGAGCAAACATACTTGCCCTCTCTCAACGTCAGCATGAGATCATTCTTAAAGCTGCTCAAGAGCTTAAACTTATAAG AGAATTGCAGGAGGGCAAGACTCCTGGTCCTGGTGCTGAACCTCAACCTGCACCCACTGATGTCCTGCCTGAGCTTCCTGCTGGACTCCTTGGTTTGGAGATTCCACCAGAAGTCAGGAATGTTCTCAAG GGCATgagtgcagcagcacagacacctGCAACTGAACCTATGTCGTGGGACACAAAGCCTGCTTCCACAGATTACCAGCCAGTTCTCCCTGCTCCACCCACAGCTTCAGTGATTCCAAAAACTGTGGATTATGGGCATGGGCATG AGCCTGGAGCCACTGTCGAACGGATCCCTTATGGCGAGAGAATTGTGTTGAGGCCTGATCCAGTGCCGTCAGACAGGGGTTATGACAAAG AACCTCTTGGTCCAAGAGATCCTTACATTAGAGACCCCTATTATGAAAGACGCCCAGACCCCTACATTGACCGCCGAGAGTACAGTAGAGAGAGGGAATTGTATAGAGAAAAACCTCCACCTGAATATGAAAGAGAACGATTTGAGAGGGAACGCTATCCCCCAAGGGAGAGAGATGACAG ATCTCCACTGGCACTGCCTCTACGCTCAGGctttagagagagagactttGAAATTCGAGAGAGGGAGCGAAGTGGCAGTCGTGATCGCGATGAACATTATGGAAGGCCTGGCTATGATAGACATCTGTATGAGCGCGCTGGACTTGACCGCAACGTGCCCGAGCGTTACGGCCATAGCTCCTCACCTTACG TGGACAGAAGAAGTTATCCAGAGGAGAGGGGGCCTCCCACTGCAACACCTCTACCACCTCCACCGCAACCACCCCCACGAATCGAGAAGAAGCCAGAAATCAAGAATATTGATGATATCCTCAAACCGCCGGGCAGATTAACTAGGCCTGAAAGG aTTGTCATAATACTGAGAGGGCTTCCAGGAAGTGGAAAAAGTCATGTTGCAAAGCTCATAAGG GACAAGGAAGTCGATTGTGGTGGTGCCCCACCAAGAGTTCTTGTCTTGGACGACTATTTCATGACAGAGGTAGAGAAAGTTGAGAAAGACCCAGACACAGGAAAGCGGGTCAAAACCAAG GTTCTTGAGTATGAGTATGAGCCAGAGATGGAGGATACATACCGCAGCAGCATgcttaaaacatttaagaaaacCCTGGATGATGGCTTTTTCCCCTTCATCATTTTAGACACTATTAATGACAGAGTTAAACATTTTGATCAGTTCTGGAGCGCAGCTAAAACAAAAGGTTTTGAG gTGTACCTGGCTGAAATAACTGCAGACACTCAGACTTGTGCCAAGAGAAATGTCCATGGCCGCACACTTAAAGATATATTGAAG ATGTCGAACAATTGGGAGCCTTCACCACGCCATATGGTGCGCCTAGATGTCCGGTCCCTGCTTCAGGATGCTGCTATAGAGGAG gttGAAATGGAAGACTTCAATCCTGACGATGAGCCCAAGGAACccaagagagaggaggaggaagagggtgaTCTG GGCTACATTCCGAAAAGCAAATGGGAGATGGACACTTCGGAGGCAAAACTCG ACAAGCTGGACGGTCTGGGGAGTAGCGGGAAGAGGAAACGTGAAAGTGAACACATGGCAGGTCTGGAGGACTACCTTCAGCTGCCAGATGACTATGCCACACGCATGTCGGAGCCAGGAAAGAAGAGG GTTCGATGGGCTGATCTGGAAGAACAGAAGGATGCAGATCGAAAGCGTGCTATCGGCTTTGTAGTGGGTCAAACGGACTGGGAGAAAATAACAGATGAGAGTGGTCAGCTGGCCCAAAGAGCTCTCAACCGTACCAAGTATTTCTAA